One genomic segment of Methanothermococcus okinawensis IH1 includes these proteins:
- a CDS encoding S-layer protein, with translation MRMKMGLLILIGFFIIIMSSSAIDLSNSPLIVVNKDSPDAPYAKMIMDEFYPYKKIQIVNNTIKVSENIHYNIPANNSFKIDNNRGELYIKFEKDSSGDIKYKNIEYRENFGNDNIMFLGKTYKILNRTDDKIVLYNDVKNISTNKSFEYKNYKIVLKAISFDGNALILDISKNGKPVCNDLRITKGDLVNIKNSNIAICYKNMSKQGKTNIFLFKIYNTIELINNKDFELNNNFKVKIDNNEIILKYKNPENLKDFNIFNYSIKLTNNNKNGLTYFDVDYKHNYEIKKEDIDGTECLGNNICVVKNGDNLHLYKNGKEYNNITHYYASNVVLGNNILNTDSNFILIGGPVSNNITKKIENNLKIPITNSNPGKNRGVIQVIKNPYNPNYKIMVIAGSDRNGTKACILALLNGIYNSSNEKAMTFELDNGNVKIVK, from the coding sequence ATGAGAATGAAAATGGGATTATTAATATTGATAGGTTTTTTTATAATAATAATGTCGAGCTCTGCCATAGACCTGAGTAATAGTCCGTTGATTGTTGTAAATAAGGATAGTCCAGATGCACCTTATGCCAAAATGATTATGGACGAATTTTATCCTTACAAAAAAATTCAGATAGTTAATAACACAATAAAGGTAAGCGAAAATATACATTACAATATTCCTGCAAATAACAGTTTTAAAATAGATAACAATAGGGGAGAGTTATATATAAAATTTGAAAAAGATTCCAGTGGCGATATTAAATACAAAAATATTGAATATCGTGAAAATTTTGGTAATGATAATATAATGTTTTTAGGCAAAACCTACAAGATATTAAATCGTACAGATGATAAGATTGTCCTTTACAACGATGTTAAAAATATATCCACAAATAAATCATTTGAATATAAAAATTATAAGATTGTTTTAAAGGCAATATCTTTTGACGGTAATGCATTAATATTGGATATATCTAAAAATGGAAAACCAGTATGTAATGATTTAAGAATAACTAAGGGAGATTTAGTAAATATTAAAAATTCAAATATAGCGATATGTTATAAAAATATGAGCAAACAGGGGAAGACCAATATCTTTTTATTCAAGATATATAACACGATTGAATTAATTAATAATAAAGATTTTGAGTTGAATAACAATTTTAAAGTCAAAATTGACAATAATGAAATCATCTTAAAATATAAAAATCCAGAAAATCTTAAAGACTTTAATATATTTAATTACAGTATAAAATTGACGAATAATAATAAAAATGGATTAACCTATTTTGATGTAGATTATAAACATAATTATGAAATAAAAAAAGAGGATATTGATGGAACAGAATGCCTTGGAAACAATATATGTGTAGTTAAAAATGGGGATAACCTTCACCTGTATAAAAATGGAAAAGAATATAACAATATAACACATTATTATGCTTCAAATGTTGTTTTAGGCAATAATATATTAAATACGGACAGTAATTTTATATTAATAGGCGGTCCTGTATCTAACAATATAACAAAGAAGATAGAAAATAATTTAAAAATTCCTATAACAAATAGTAATCCTGGAAAAAATAGGGGGGTTATTCAAGTTATAAAAAATCCATATAATCCAAATTACAAAATAATGGTTATAGCAGGTTCTGATAGAAATGGAACTAAGGCTTGTATATTGGCATTATTAAATGGTATATATAATAGTAGCAATGAAAAAGCAATGACTTTTGAATTGGATAATGGCAATGTTAAAATTGTAAAATAA
- a CDS encoding helix-turn-helix domain-containing protein, with the protein MITRMQKFTVEDLMRCILGLQEIEIRVYLELMELNEASVYDIADKIGKDRTTVQKALRSLVNCGLVKREKVTETVGYKYMYRTVEFEKVKELMEKLLDEWYIGVKEWLSKN; encoded by the coding sequence ATGATTACGAGAATGCAAAAATTCACTGTTGAAGATTTAATGAGGTGCATATTAGGGCTCCAAGAAATAGAAATTAGGGTGTATTTAGAACTTATGGAGTTAAATGAGGCTTCCGTATATGATATAGCAGATAAAATTGGTAAAGACAGAACAACCGTCCAAAAAGCACTTAGAAGTTTAGTAAATTGTGGATTGGTTAAAAGAGAAAAAGTTACAGAAACCGTGGGTTATAAGTATATGTATAGAACTGTTGAATTTGAAAAGGTAAAGGAGCTCATGGAAAAACTTTTGGATGAATGGTATATTGGTGTGAAGGAGTGGTTAAGTAAGAACTAA
- a CDS encoding metal-dependent hydrolase, whose amino-acid sequence MNWKGHTILGIIMGLPFLSSPEQIFLVVAGALYPDLDHNVKSEIVKRGIYFSGVLILIDFLVYIFKPQYFDLGLFVGAVSILLIYLIPYFAEHRGITHTFLSLVVISPILGFLAYKLSIISPIIAGIIALIMVTNDKLLGKVIAICVFVWIGVYLIISEVNPLITFQGMYHYIIPIGLGYLSHIVGDSLTPAGCNALYPLNYKFHKKEAVIIMVLWFLVVAYFIWKKNIF is encoded by the coding sequence ATGAACTGGAAAGGACATACAATATTGGGAATAATAATGGGACTGCCTTTTTTGTCATCTCCTGAACAGATTTTTTTGGTTGTTGCCGGAGCTCTGTATCCAGACTTAGACCATAATGTAAAGTCTGAGATTGTGAAGAGAGGTATATATTTTTCAGGAGTTCTTATTCTTATAGATTTTCTGGTTTATATATTTAAACCTCAGTATTTTGATTTGGGTCTTTTTGTCGGAGCAGTTTCTATATTGTTGATTTATTTAATTCCTTATTTTGCAGAACATAGGGGTATTACCCACACATTTTTAAGTTTAGTAGTAATTTCTCCAATATTAGGATTTTTAGCTTATAAACTATCTATAATATCTCCTATAATTGCAGGAATAATTGCCTTAATAATGGTTACAAATGATAAGCTTCTCGGTAAAGTAATAGCAATATGTGTTTTTGTTTGGATAGGTGTGTATTTAATCATTTCGGAAGTAAATCCTCTTATAACTTTTCAGGGGATGTATCATTACATTATACCCATAGGATTGGGATATTTATCCCACATAGTCGGAGATAGTCTAACCCCTGCTGGATGTAATGCATTATATCCTTTAAATTATAAATTTCATAAAAAAGAAGCAGTAATAATTATGGTTTTATGGTTTTTAGTTGTAGCTTATTTTATATGGAAAAAAAATATATTTTAA
- the pyrE gene encoding orotate phosphoribosyltransferase: MTTKSDSKTSQLKERLISLLKEVQCVKFGEFVLASGKTSNYYVDIKKATTNPKVLKTAAQLIKSYLKDELNENIKIAGVELGSVPIATAVSIETEKDLIIIRKKAKDYGTKNKIEGTLNKNDKVVVVEDVTTTGGSVAKAVNEIRKNGGIVKKVFVIVDRMEGAEEYLKDMGVELIPLVKVDELKN, translated from the coding sequence ATTACTACAAAATCTGACTCCAAAACTTCTCAATTAAAGGAAAGGTTGATTTCTCTTTTAAAAGAAGTCCAGTGCGTAAAATTTGGTGAATTTGTTCTGGCTTCTGGAAAAACAAGTAATTATTATGTGGATATTAAAAAAGCCACCACAAATCCAAAGGTTTTAAAAACTGCTGCACAATTGATAAAATCTTATTTAAAAGATGAATTGAATGAAAATATAAAAATTGCTGGTGTTGAATTGGGTTCGGTTCCAATAGCCACAGCAGTATCTATCGAAACAGAAAAAGATTTGATTATTATAAGAAAAAAGGCAAAAGATTATGGTACTAAAAATAAAATCGAAGGAACATTGAATAAAAACGATAAAGTTGTTGTTGTGGAGGATGTCACAACCACAGGCGGAAGTGTTGCAAAGGCGGTAAATGAAATAAGAAAAAATGGAGGAATTGTTAAAAAGGTATTTGTAATAGTAGATAGAATGGAAGGTGCTGAGGAATATTTAAAGGATATGGGTGTTGAATTAATACCTCTTGTAAAGGTAGATGAATTAAAAAATTAA
- a CDS encoding YfcE family phosphodiesterase, which translates to MIIGVISDTHIGDRADKLPKEIEDKFSNVDLIIHCGDITSKSVLNELNDIANTIAVKGNMDYLELPREEILNINNFKIGIIHGDIIHPRGDLLKMKYYSLEKGLDVLISGHTHVPLIKEIEISELNKKILLLNPGSPTVPRFPLKTIMKIEIENNTINPKLIPIINKE; encoded by the coding sequence TTGATTATAGGAGTTATTTCAGATACACATATAGGGGATAGGGCAGACAAATTACCAAAAGAGATAGAGGATAAATTTTCAAATGTAGATTTAATTATTCATTGTGGAGATATTACTTCAAAATCTGTTTTGAATGAATTAAATGACATAGCAAATACAATAGCAGTTAAAGGAAATATGGATTATTTAGAACTTCCAAGGGAAGAGATTTTAAATATTAATAACTTTAAAATAGGCATAATTCATGGAGATATAATCCATCCAAGAGGGGATTTATTAAAGATGAAATATTACAGTTTAGAAAAAGGCTTGGATGTTCTTATATCTGGACACACCCATGTTCCCCTTATAAAAGAAATAGAAATATCTGAATTAAACAAAAAAATCCTTTTATTAAATCCTGGAAGTCCAACAGTTCCAAGGTTTCCACTTAAAACCATCATGAAAATTGAAATCGAAAATAACACAATAAATCCAAAATTAATTCCAATAATAAATAAGGAGTAA
- a CDS encoding metal-dependent hydrolase, giving the protein MIVWYGHSCFKVDNVLIDPYVPNPMCNISYDKIMKDVEVIAVTHGHSDHLGNAEYLAKKYDVPVVSNHEISIYLSNKGVNAEGMNIGGTIFINNSKLTMVNAEHSSDIDLNTSGGVASGYIVNDRVYHAGDTGLFGDMKLIAELYSPDIALLPVGGRYTMGPEEAINAVEYLKPKIFIPMHYNTFPAIEQDEQTILNLVKKVEDIGVEVIIPEIGAPIEL; this is encoded by the coding sequence ATGATAGTATGGTATGGTCACTCCTGCTTTAAAGTAGATAATGTTTTAATAGACCCTTATGTTCCAAATCCAATGTGCAACATTTCCTATGATAAAATTATGAAAGATGTGGAAGTTATAGCAGTAACCCATGGACATTCTGACCATTTGGGAAATGCAGAATATTTGGCAAAAAAATATGATGTCCCAGTAGTCTCAAACCATGAAATATCCATATATTTATCTAACAAAGGCGTAAATGCAGAAGGTATGAATATTGGGGGAACTATATTTATAAATAATTCAAAATTAACAATGGTTAACGCAGAACATTCCTCAGATATTGATTTGAATACCTCTGGGGGTGTGGCATCGGGCTATATTGTAAATGATAGGGTATATCATGCAGGGGATACAGGGTTATTCGGCGATATGAAACTCATAGCTGAGTTATACAGTCCAGATATAGCATTGCTTCCAGTGGGTGGAAGATATACCATGGGTCCAGAAGAAGCTATAAATGCAGTTGAATATTTAAAACCAAAAATATTTATTCCAATGCATTACAATACATTTCCTGCAATTGAACAGGATGAACAAACTATTTTGAATTTAGTAAAAAAGGTAGAAGATATTGGAGTCGAAGTAATCATTCCTGAGATAGGAGCTCCTATTGAATTATAA
- a CDS encoding (5-formylfuran-3-yl)methyl phosphate synthase, with protein MILLVSPKDVNEAIETIKGGADIVDVKNPPEGSLGANFPWIIKEIREITPKNLFVSAAIGDVPYKPGTVALAALGAAMSGADYIKVGLYGTKSYNEAVDLMEKVVKAVKGVDENKIVVAAGYADAHRVGAVEPLIVPKIARDAGCDVAMLDTAVKDGKTLFDHLNEKILAEFVEETHSYGLKCALAGSIKKEEIPILKDINCDIVGVRGAACTKGDRNNGTIKSELVKELSKLCK; from the coding sequence ATGATATTACTCGTTAGTCCAAAAGATGTAAATGAAGCTATTGAAACAATAAAAGGTGGAGCTGATATTGTAGATGTTAAAAACCCACCAGAAGGTTCATTGGGTGCGAACTTCCCATGGATAATAAAAGAAATAAGAGAAATTACACCAAAAAACCTATTTGTTAGTGCGGCTATTGGGGATGTTCCTTATAAACCAGGAACCGTTGCACTTGCTGCACTTGGAGCTGCCATGAGTGGTGCAGACTATATAAAAGTAGGATTATACGGAACAAAATCCTATAATGAAGCTGTGGATTTGATGGAAAAAGTTGTTAAGGCTGTTAAAGGAGTAGATGAAAATAAAATCGTTGTAGCTGCTGGATATGCCGATGCTCATAGGGTTGGAGCAGTTGAGCCACTTATAGTCCCTAAAATTGCAAGGGATGCTGGATGCGATGTTGCTATGTTGGATACTGCTGTTAAAGATGGTAAAACATTATTTGACCATTTAAATGAAAAAATACTCGCTGAATTTGTTGAGGAAACCCACTCTTATGGTTTAAAATGTGCATTAGCAGGCTCCATAAAAAAAGAAGAGATACCTATATTAAAAGACATAAATTGCGATATTGTGGGAGTTAGAGGAGCAGCATGCACAAAAGGGGATAGAAATAATGGCACTATAAAAAGTGAGCTCGTAAAAGAATTATCAAAATTGTGTAAATAA
- a CDS encoding bifunctional NADP phosphatase/NAD kinase, protein MDMLDIVIKVAENIEKGVKPLIGWEKSDEIVKIGADGTPTKKIDLIAENIAIKSIEKYCSALLVSEEIGFKKIGKGIPEYVIVLDPIDGTFNALNDIPIYSVSIAMGHLKKSACNNIKNDYDENDKNDDFYENLLSGMTINDLEVGVVNNIATGDIYCAKVNEGAYIIESPNREKRKINVSNIKNLKDASVGVFAYGLTTNTLDFIKDRMVKRIRIFGSAALEMCYVARGALDAFINVNKTTRLCDIAGGYVILRESGGIITDKDGKIIDMGLNVYEKTSLICSNNALHKKFVGIFGNKWMLKPTKFGIISRIDRRDALNLVLDVIKYLDSKHIKYALEPSLCEIINNFNNNCDNKDINSNNNNQNNMSKDIGNNNIDNDNMDNKNNITSNNNKPIEYEPMTDLNDISHIISIGGDGTVLRASRVINGNEIPIIPINMGTVGFLTEFNKNKVFEAIDKIVNGNYEIEKRTKCAGLIKHADYSLSSGCEDKDNKNNFNNSHNYNNFQKILPDALNEVVIITKSPAKMLHFEVYVNGNFVEDVRADGLIVSTPTGSTAYSLSAGGPILEPSVDAFVIVPICPFKLFSRPIVIDGNSEIKIKVLKKSTLVVVDGNIEDEAKKGDEIILRKSNSYSYFVKGCNFYNKLRKLSIIGKRDEC, encoded by the coding sequence ATGGATATGCTTGATATAGTTATAAAAGTGGCTGAAAATATTGAAAAAGGGGTAAAACCATTAATTGGATGGGAGAAATCCGATGAGATTGTAAAGATTGGGGCAGATGGGACTCCAACTAAAAAAATAGACTTAATAGCAGAAAACATAGCTATAAAATCTATTGAAAAATATTGCAGTGCACTGCTTGTAAGTGAAGAAATAGGTTTTAAAAAGATAGGAAAGGGCATTCCAGAATATGTCATTGTCTTAGACCCCATCGATGGAACATTCAATGCCTTAAACGATATACCGATATATTCAGTTTCAATAGCCATGGGGCATTTGAAAAAATCAGCTTGCAATAATATCAAAAATGATTATGATGAAAATGATAAGAATGATGATTTTTATGAAAATCTGTTAAGTGGTATGACTATTAATGATTTAGAAGTAGGAGTAGTAAATAATATAGCAACGGGGGATATTTATTGTGCAAAAGTTAATGAAGGAGCATATATCATAGAAAGTCCCAATAGAGAAAAAAGGAAAATAAATGTTTCAAATATAAAAAATCTGAAAGATGCCTCTGTTGGAGTTTTTGCCTATGGTTTAACAACAAATACGCTTGATTTTATAAAGGATAGAATGGTAAAAAGGATAAGAATTTTTGGTTCCGCAGCATTGGAAATGTGCTATGTAGCAAGGGGGGCTTTAGACGCATTCATAAATGTAAATAAAACTACGAGATTATGCGATATTGCAGGAGGTTATGTGATTCTTAGGGAATCTGGGGGTATAATCACAGATAAAGATGGAAAAATAATCGATATGGGATTAAATGTATATGAAAAAACATCGCTTATATGCTCAAATAATGCCCTTCATAAAAAATTTGTTGGAATATTTGGAAATAAATGGATGCTTAAACCAACAAAATTTGGCATTATTTCAAGGATTGACAGAAGAGATGCCCTTAATTTAGTCCTAGATGTTATAAAATATTTGGATTCAAAACATATTAAGTATGCACTGGAACCTTCACTATGCGAGATTATCAATAATTTCAACAATAACTGCGATAACAAAGATATTAACAGCAATAACAATAACCAGAACAACATGAGCAAGGATATAGGTAATAATAATATAGATAATGATAATATGGATAATAAAAATAATATTACTAGTAATAATAACAAACCCATTGAATACGAACCTATGACTGATTTAAATGATATATCCCATATAATATCTATTGGTGGAGATGGAACAGTTTTAAGGGCTTCACGAGTTATAAATGGTAATGAGATACCAATAATTCCAATAAATATGGGTACAGTAGGTTTTTTAACGGAATTTAATAAAAATAAAGTATTTGAAGCAATAGATAAGATTGTAAATGGAAACTATGAAATTGAAAAGAGAACAAAATGTGCAGGATTGATTAAACATGCAGATTACTCTTTAAGTAGCGGTTGTGAAGATAAAGATAATAAAAATAATTTTAATAACTCACATAATTATAATAATTTCCAAAAAATACTTCCTGATGCCTTAAATGAAGTGGTTATAATAACAAAAAGTCCTGCAAAGATGCTTCACTTTGAGGTGTATGTAAATGGAAACTTTGTAGAGGATGTTAGGGCAGATGGTCTTATTGTATCCACACCAACAGGTTCAACGGCATATTCATTGAGTGCAGGCGGTCCAATTTTAGAGCCTTCGGTTGATGCATTTGTAATTGTTCCAATATGCCCATTTAAATTGTTTTCTCGCCCAATAGTTATTGATGGAAACTCAGAAATTAAAATAAAAGTATTAAAAAAATCCACACTTGTTGTAGTGGATGGAAATATTGAGGATGAGGCTAAAAAAGGAGATGAAATAATTTTAAGAAAATCCAATTCCTACTCCTATTTTGTTAAAGGATGCAATTTCTACAACAAATTGAGAAAACTTAGTATTATTGGAAAAAGGGATGAATGTTAA
- the purT gene encoding formate-dependent phosphoribosylglycinamide formyltransferase, translating to MIGTPLFSNATKILLLGSGELGKELILEAQRLGIECVAVDSYQNAPAMQVAHRSYIVDMKDGDALREIIEKEVPDYIIPEIEAINTETLIEMEEFGNIVVPNASATKITMDREAIRRLAAEKLNLKTAKYEFAESLDELKDAVSKIGMPCVVKPIMSSSGKGQSIVKSEKDIEKAWNHATSSARGIGTKVIVEEFIEFDYEITLLTAKTEEGIKFCPPIGHIQIDGDYHESWQPHPMSEETLIRAQDMAYKITSMLGGRGIFGVELFVKGDEVIFSEVSPRPHDTGMVTMITQNMSEFEIHLRSILGLPVDIKLITPGASHVIKSDIYKWAPQYDISDAMMVPNTKIRIFGKPLAKIGRRMGVALASADDIETARENAKKCAHAVEIK from the coding sequence ATAATTGGAACCCCTCTTTTTTCAAATGCAACTAAGATATTGTTGTTAGGTAGTGGTGAGCTCGGTAAAGAATTAATTTTGGAGGCTCAAAGATTAGGTATAGAATGTGTTGCAGTGGATAGTTATCAAAATGCCCCTGCAATGCAAGTTGCACATAGGAGTTATATCGTTGATATGAAGGACGGAGACGCCCTAAGGGAAATCATTGAAAAAGAAGTCCCTGATTATATTATCCCAGAGATAGAAGCAATAAATACTGAAACTCTCATAGAAATGGAAGAATTTGGAAATATTGTAGTTCCAAATGCTAGTGCTACAAAAATTACAATGGATAGGGAAGCCATTAGAAGATTGGCAGCTGAAAAGCTTAATTTAAAAACTGCCAAATATGAATTTGCAGAATCATTGGATGAATTAAAGGATGCAGTAAGTAAAATTGGTATGCCCTGCGTTGTTAAGCCTATAATGTCATCCTCTGGAAAAGGTCAGAGTATTGTTAAATCAGAAAAAGATATTGAAAAAGCTTGGAATCATGCTACGAGCTCCGCAAGAGGTATCGGAACAAAGGTCATAGTTGAGGAATTTATAGAATTTGACTATGAAATTACCCTTTTAACTGCAAAAACCGAAGAGGGAATTAAATTCTGTCCCCCTATTGGACATATTCAAATAGATGGTGATTATCATGAGAGCTGGCAACCCCATCCCATGAGTGAGGAAACTTTAATAAGAGCTCAGGACATGGCATACAAAATAACAAGCATGCTTGGAGGTCGCGGTATATTTGGCGTGGAACTATTTGTTAAAGGAGATGAAGTAATATTCAGCGAAGTTTCACCAAGACCCCATGATACAGGGATGGTTACTATGATTACCCAAAATATGAGTGAGTTTGAGATACATCTTAGAAGTATATTGGGACTTCCTGTTGATATAAAATTAATAACTCCCGGAGCAAGTCATGTAATAAAATCAGATATTTATAAATGGGCTCCACAATACGATATTTCGGACGCTATGATGGTGCCAAATACAAAGATAAGAATATTTGGAAAACCATTGGCAAAGATTGGGAGAAGGATGGGAGTTGCATTGGCGTCTGCTGATGATATTGAAACTGCAAGAGAAAACGCTAAAAAATGTGCCCATGCCGTTGAAATAAAATAA